One stretch of Solenopsis invicta isolate M01_SB chromosome 16, UNIL_Sinv_3.0, whole genome shotgun sequence DNA includes these proteins:
- the LOC105202705 gene encoding NEDD8: MLIKVKTLTGKEIEIDIEPTDKVERIKERVEEKEGIPPQQQRLIFSGKQMNDEKTAQDYKVQGGSVLHLVLALRGGCRYNIPHL; encoded by the exons ATGTTGATAAAAGTGAAG ACCCTCACGGGGAAGGAG ATTGAAATAGATATAGAACCTACAGACAAAGtagaaagaattaaagagaggGTAGAAGAGAAGGAGGGAATACCACCGCAGCAACAACGATTAATATTTTCTGGCAAACAGAT GAACGATGAGAAGACGGCGCAAGATTACAAAGTCCAGGGCGGTTCAGTGCTGCATTTGGTGCTCGCGTTGAGAGGAGGCTGCAGATACAACATTCCTCATTTATAA
- the LOC105202677 gene encoding transcription and mRNA export factor ENY2: MKTPHQRLVMTGDRDGLKELLRRRLVECGWRDQVKLISKEIIKEHGHDVTYDTLLSTVTSRARTLVPDSVKKELLQKIKNQLLAQEEKLKIVTDR; the protein is encoded by the exons ATGAAGACACCACATCAGAGATTAGTTATGACTGGCGATCGCGATGG GCTGAAAGAATTGTTGAGGCGCAGACTGGTCGAGTGTGGATGGCGAGACCAAGTAAAGCTGAtttcaaaagaaataataaaggaGCATGGTCATGATGTCACTTATGACACGCTGCTGTCCACAGTAACTAGCAGGGCTCGCACACTTGTGCCAGATTCAGTGAAGAAAGAATTGCTGCAAAAGATAAAGAATCAACTGTTGGCTCAAGAGGAGAAGCTGAAAATTGTGACAGATCGTTAA